The sequence CCCGGCGGCTTTGGCGATGCTCTGGGCAACGATGTCAGCCTGCTGCGGGCGATCATTCCCCAAGTGAAGGCCTTGCAGGAGGCGTTTCGGCACTACAACCTGCCGATTTTTCAAACCGTGGAGGGGCATTTGCCCGATCTGTCGGACTGCCCGCCGTCGAAGCGCGATCGCGGTTCTAGCTCACTCAAAATCGGCGATCGCGGCCCTATGGGGCGCATTCTGGTGCTGGGCGAACCGGGCAACGGCATCATTCCCGAACTTGCGCCGCTGCCAGGAGAAGTGATTATTCCCAAACCCGGCAAGGGAGCTTTTTATGCCACTGAGCTAGAAGCGCACCTCAAAGCCCAGGGCATTACCCACCTGATTATTACCGGCGTCACCACCGAGGTCTGTGTGCAGACCACCATGCGCGAAGCCAACGATCGCGGCTACGAGTGCCTGCTGGTCGAAGATGCCACCGAGAGCTACTTTCCCGCCTTTAAGCAGGCCACCCTAGAGATGGTGCGTGCCCAGGACGGCATCATCGGCTGGACGGGGGCGACTGAGGCAGTGTTGAGCGCCCTAGCGGCTCAGTTCAGTGTTCAGGTAGTGGCGTAGGGCAGCTAAGCACTGTAGACCTCTGTGGCCTAAATACCCTCATCAAAATCATCATCGCTATAGAACCCAGGGTTTTTAAAGACCCTGGGTTCTGCTTTAAGCATTCAATGCCATGACTTTAAGAGGTCAATCGTCCTGAACTTCTAGAGCTATAGCTGTAGCCAGTCTGGTTAAGACATTT is a genomic window of Nodosilinea sp. E11 containing:
- a CDS encoding isochorismatase family cysteine hydrolase; this translates as MPIPAQPYPYPLPATGLALLIIDMQRDFIEPGGFGDALGNDVSLLRAIIPQVKALQEAFRHYNLPIFQTVEGHLPDLSDCPPSKRDRGSSSLKIGDRGPMGRILVLGEPGNGIIPELAPLPGEVIIPKPGKGAFYATELEAHLKAQGITHLIITGVTTEVCVQTTMREANDRGYECLLVEDATESYFPAFKQATLEMVRAQDGIIGWTGATEAVLSALAAQFSVQVVA